One Verrucomicrobiaceae bacterium genomic window carries:
- a CDS encoding DUF1501 domain-containing protein — MNPSLAPASRRRILGSTAMGLSSVALAHLMADSRPHFTAKAKRVIWLFMHGGPSHVDLFDPKPELLRHAGKPLPDSYGAVETRRKVAQNPLLGPVKTFRPRGQSGIEMSDFLPNMAQMADEMCVIRSCHGDSVNHPQSVYQMNTGSVLMGKPSMGAWVSYGLGTENADMPAFVVLPDPGGGLKGGPPAWGSGFLPATYQGTTMRAGSSPILHLESPQGTARQRATLDLIQQMNREHATRHAHTADSVLDARIRAYELAFRMQSAAPDAVDLSKESDATKKLYGLDHATTREFGTRCLLARRMIERGVRFVQLYSGDTNGWDAHENVLSNHTDLCARTDLPVAGLLRDLKQRGLLEDTLVIWGGEFGRMPMSEKGVGRDHNPWGFTTVLFGAGVKHGHVHGSTDDFGLRAQTDKVHIRELHATILHLLGLDHEQLTFRHNGLDERLTGVEECSVVKGLLDT; from the coding sequence ATGAATCCCTCCCTCGCCCCTGCCTCACGCCGCCGCATCCTCGGCAGCACGGCCATGGGGCTGTCCAGTGTGGCGTTGGCGCATCTGATGGCGGATTCGCGTCCACATTTCACGGCGAAGGCGAAGCGGGTCATCTGGCTCTTCATGCATGGTGGGCCGAGTCATGTGGACCTCTTTGATCCGAAGCCCGAACTCCTCCGCCATGCCGGGAAGCCGCTGCCAGATAGCTACGGCGCAGTCGAGACTCGGCGCAAAGTGGCGCAAAATCCACTGCTCGGGCCGGTGAAGACCTTTCGCCCGCGTGGACAGAGCGGGATCGAGATGAGCGACTTTTTGCCGAACATGGCGCAGATGGCCGATGAGATGTGCGTCATCCGCAGTTGCCACGGTGATAGTGTGAATCATCCGCAGTCTGTCTATCAGATGAACACGGGCTCCGTGCTGATGGGCAAGCCCAGTATGGGGGCCTGGGTGAGCTACGGACTCGGCACGGAGAATGCGGATATGCCCGCCTTTGTCGTGCTGCCAGACCCCGGTGGTGGCCTGAAGGGCGGACCACCGGCGTGGGGCAGCGGCTTCCTGCCCGCGACCTATCAGGGCACCACCATGCGTGCTGGTAGCAGCCCCATCCTGCACCTGGAGAGCCCGCAGGGCACTGCACGGCAGCGAGCGACGCTGGATCTCATCCAGCAGATGAATCGTGAGCATGCCACACGCCATGCGCATACGGCAGACAGCGTGCTCGATGCCCGCATCCGCGCTTACGAGCTAGCCTTCCGCATGCAGAGCGCTGCGCCTGATGCGGTGGATCTTTCAAAGGAGAGCGATGCCACGAAAAAGCTCTACGGACTGGATCACGCCACCACGCGTGAGTTTGGCACACGCTGCCTGCTGGCCCGGCGCATGATCGAGCGCGGGGTGCGCTTTGTGCAGCTCTACTCGGGTGATACGAACGGCTGGGATGCCCACGAGAATGTCCTCAGCAATCACACGGACCTCTGTGCACGCACGGATCTGCCTGTAGCTGGCCTGCTACGTGATCTGAAACAGCGCGGGCTGCTGGAGGACACGCTGGTCATCTGGGGTGGTGAATTTGGCCGCATGCCGATGAGTGAGAAGGGCGTGGGCCGCGATCACAATCCCTGGGGCTTCACCACGGTGCTGTTTGGCGCAGGCGTGAAGCATGGCCATGTGCATGGCAGCACGGATGACTTCGGGCTGCGTGCCCAGACGGACAAAGTGCACATCCGTGAGCTTCACGCCACCATCCTGCACCTCTTGGGCCTCGATCACGAGCAGCTTACCTTCCGCCACAATGGCCTCGATGAGCGACTCACCGGCGTGGAGGAATGCTCAGTGGTCAAAGGGCTCCTCGATACCTAG
- the trxB gene encoding thioredoxin-disulfide reductase: protein MENVIIIGTGCAGYTAAIYTGRANLAPLILSGNMPGGQLTTTTEVENFPGFPKGIMGPDLMMNMQTQAERFGARIDYTMVASVKKTAAGHFEVVSEDGKVREAKTVIIATGASPRHLGLPNEKTLIGHGLTSCATCDGAFYRNVPVCVIGGGDSACEEASFLTKFASKVYLIHRRDVLRASKIMADRALANPKIEPVWNSGISEYLTDEKGEMRAVKLKNLVTGAESELEVKCVFVAIGHVPNAAFLGDLVDRDENGYILQTKGTRTKTEGLFAAGDVADHVYRQAITAAGQGCAAGLEAERYLADQGVH, encoded by the coding sequence ATGGAAAACGTCATCATCATCGGCACAGGCTGCGCGGGCTACACAGCGGCGATTTACACTGGACGGGCCAATCTGGCACCACTCATCCTCTCCGGGAACATGCCGGGTGGACAACTCACCACCACCACCGAGGTGGAAAACTTCCCCGGCTTCCCAAAAGGCATCATGGGGCCAGATCTGATGATGAACATGCAGACGCAGGCAGAGCGCTTCGGAGCACGCATCGACTACACGATGGTCGCCAGCGTGAAAAAGACCGCCGCAGGCCATTTTGAGGTCGTATCGGAAGATGGGAAAGTGCGTGAGGCCAAGACGGTGATCATCGCCACGGGTGCCTCTCCGCGTCACCTGGGCCTACCGAACGAAAAAACACTCATCGGCCACGGTTTGACCAGTTGCGCCACCTGCGACGGAGCCTTCTACCGCAACGTGCCCGTCTGCGTCATCGGCGGTGGCGACAGCGCCTGCGAAGAAGCCTCCTTTTTGACCAAATTCGCCTCCAAGGTCTATCTCATCCACCGCCGCGATGTGCTGCGTGCCTCCAAGATCATGGCCGACCGCGCCCTGGCCAATCCGAAGATCGAACCCGTCTGGAACAGTGGCATCAGCGAATACCTCACCGACGAAAAAGGTGAGATGCGTGCCGTGAAGCTCAAAAACCTCGTCACTGGCGCGGAGAGCGAGCTGGAGGTGAAGTGCGTCTTTGTCGCTATCGGTCACGTGCCGAATGCGGCCTTCCTCGGCGACCTCGTGGACCGTGACGAAAACGGCTACATCCTCCAGACCAAAGGCACCCGCACCAAGACGGAAGGCCTCTTTGCCGCTGGAGACGTCGCCGACCACGTCTATCGCCAAGCCATCACCGCCGCCGGCCAAGGCTGCGCCGCCGGGCTAGAAGCCGAGCGCTACCTCGCCGACCAGGGCGTCCACTGA
- a CDS encoding L,D-transpeptidase family protein gives MGGSPSVTIDLSDQKAYFYKGSQLAGVSALSTGDEKHPTKAGTFKVIQKDQWHKSNLYGDFVDAYGNVVRANIDITKDKPPAGTRFEGSKMHHFMRFVGGIGMHEGFLPGYPASHGCVRMPAHMAAIFYNNVNMGTPVTVRP, from the coding sequence ATGGGCGGATCTCCCAGTGTGACCATCGACCTCAGTGACCAGAAGGCTTACTTTTACAAAGGTAGCCAGCTCGCTGGTGTCAGTGCGCTGTCCACCGGTGATGAAAAGCATCCGACGAAGGCGGGGACCTTCAAGGTCATCCAAAAAGACCAGTGGCATAAATCGAATCTCTACGGCGACTTCGTCGATGCCTATGGCAATGTCGTGCGGGCGAATATCGACATCACCAAGGATAAACCACCAGCGGGGACACGCTTTGAGGGCTCCAAGATGCATCACTTCATGCGTTTTGTCGGCGGGATCGGCATGCATGAGGGCTTTTTGCCCGGTTATCCGGCCTCCCATGGCTGCGTGCGCATGCCTGCTCACATGGCGGCCATCTTCTACAACAATGTCAATATGGGCACGCCCGTCACGGTGCGGCCCTGA
- a CDS encoding rhodanese-like domain-containing protein, with protein sequence MTEVPLEIGPTDVSYLLGRPGARDFRIIDCRELDEWHICRLPDAVLVPMSRIDEMAPQVFTDTSENLIVYCHHGMRSQRLAQWLRQHGFYRAQSMRGGIDAWADLVEPELPRY encoded by the coding sequence ATGACCGAAGTCCCGCTCGAAATCGGCCCCACAGATGTGAGTTACCTCCTGGGGAGGCCCGGTGCCCGTGATTTCCGCATCATCGACTGCCGTGAGCTCGATGAGTGGCACATCTGCCGCCTGCCAGATGCGGTGCTGGTGCCGATGTCCCGCATCGACGAGATGGCGCCGCAGGTTTTCACGGATACGTCGGAGAATCTGATCGTGTATTGCCACCACGGTATGCGTAGCCAGCGACTGGCTCAGTGGCTGCGGCAGCATGGCTTTTACCGTGCGCAGAGCATGCGCGGTGGTATCGACGCCTGGGCAGATCTCGTGGAGCCGGAGCTGCCGAGGTATTGA
- a CDS encoding ABC transporter permease has product MPTLLLAVRYITRHRVQSLLLATALGLVFALPLCLRVLVRHAQADLRARAASTPQIVGVKGSALDLMMTALYFKRESSPSLPLATLAEIRATGTAQAIPLHVRFHAQESPIVGTELDYFTFRGLKLAAGRQITRLGDCVLGARVAAKRGLKPGDALFSSSEQAFDIAGIYPLKMRITGLFAETGTADDEAIFVDLKTAWLIEGRSHGHDDVAKNAQTVLKQENDGNTVANAAVRMFQEVTDANLSTFHFHGDSGTYPVSAAIVLPADAKAEALLAGQYARSKTSQLIRPQDDMESLLTQLVRLEGFATTMLLTTAGAALFVAALVFALSFRLRRREFGTLADIGVAENSLRLVKALEITLIALLASLIAAGLYFAASIAAPALLRLAL; this is encoded by the coding sequence ATGCCCACTCTCCTCCTCGCAGTCCGCTACATCACGCGTCATCGCGTGCAGAGTCTGCTGCTGGCTACGGCGCTGGGGCTGGTCTTTGCCCTACCCCTATGCCTGCGTGTGCTGGTGCGGCATGCCCAGGCAGATTTACGAGCCCGTGCTGCCTCCACCCCGCAGATCGTGGGGGTAAAGGGCAGTGCGCTGGACCTGATGATGACCGCTCTTTATTTCAAGCGTGAGTCTTCTCCGAGCCTACCACTGGCCACGCTCGCGGAAATCCGCGCCACCGGCACCGCACAGGCCATCCCGCTGCATGTGCGCTTTCATGCGCAGGAATCTCCCATCGTCGGCACCGAATTGGATTACTTTACCTTCCGCGGGCTCAAATTGGCCGCTGGCCGCCAAATCACCCGTTTGGGCGATTGCGTGCTCGGTGCCCGCGTCGCCGCAAAACGCGGCCTGAAACCTGGGGACGCCCTCTTTTCCTCCAGTGAGCAGGCTTTCGACATCGCGGGCATTTATCCGCTAAAAATGCGCATCACTGGCCTTTTCGCTGAAACTGGCACCGCAGACGATGAGGCCATTTTTGTCGATTTGAAGACCGCATGGCTCATCGAAGGCCGCAGCCACGGCCACGACGATGTGGCGAAAAATGCACAAACCGTGCTCAAACAGGAAAACGACGGCAACACCGTCGCAAATGCCGCCGTGCGCATGTTTCAGGAGGTCACAGATGCCAATCTCTCCACCTTTCACTTCCACGGCGACTCCGGCACCTACCCCGTGAGTGCCGCCATCGTGCTCCCCGCAGATGCCAAGGCAGAAGCGCTCCTCGCAGGTCAATACGCACGCTCAAAAACCAGCCAGCTCATTCGTCCACAAGATGACATGGAGTCACTCCTCACCCAGCTCGTGCGGCTGGAGGGATTTGCCACCACCATGCTACTCACCACAGCAGGCGCGGCCCTTTTTGTCGCGGCGCTGGTCTTTGCCCTGAGCTTTCGCCTCCGCAGGCGGGAATTCGGCACCTTAGCAGACATCGGCGTCGCAGAAAACAGCCTCCGCCTCGTCAAAGCGCTGGAAATCACCCTCATCGCACTACTCGCCAGCCTCATCGCCGCAGGACTCTACTTTGCAGCTTCTATCGCCGCTCCAGCCCTGCTACGCCTCGCATTATGA
- a CDS encoding glutaredoxin family protein, which yields MKPILFVKTGCPWCDEVLEYLEAKNIPHEVVVVTGDREAMQRMIDLSGQSKAPTMDWDGEVLADFGVDELVPFLKARGVAV from the coding sequence ATGAAACCTATCCTTTTTGTCAAAACTGGCTGCCCATGGTGTGATGAAGTGCTCGAGTACCTGGAGGCTAAAAACATCCCGCACGAGGTGGTCGTCGTCACGGGTGATCGTGAGGCGATGCAGCGCATGATCGACCTCAGCGGCCAGTCCAAAGCTCCGACGATGGACTGGGATGGAGAGGTGCTGGCGGACTTCGGCGTGGATGAGCTGGTGCCTTTTCTAAAGGCCCGTGGTGTGGCTGTGTAA
- the cmk gene encoding (d)CMP kinase: MPPVITIDGPAASGKSSIARLVAKHLGYTFVGTGNMYRAMTWAVLHRGVDPADAAAVAAVLPAITFECPVLDGITHVRLDGHDLSLDDLNTDAINRAVSLVARVPEVRTRLVADQRALTALGPLVMEGRDIGSVVFPDSPWKIYIDASEEVRAARRRAQGQADNLAERDRLDKARKSSPLVIPDGAEIIDNSHITLEEAVEKVLASLASKNLSPSA, from the coding sequence ATGCCCCCCGTAATCACCATCGACGGACCCGCAGCCTCCGGTAAAAGCAGCATCGCACGCCTTGTCGCGAAGCATCTCGGATACACCTTTGTCGGCACGGGGAATATGTACCGTGCCATGACATGGGCGGTGCTGCACCGTGGGGTCGATCCGGCGGATGCAGCCGCTGTCGCAGCGGTGCTGCCGGCCATTACCTTTGAATGCCCCGTCCTCGACGGCATCACCCACGTCCGGCTCGATGGGCATGATCTCAGCCTCGATGACCTGAATACCGATGCCATCAATCGAGCTGTCAGCCTCGTCGCACGCGTGCCAGAGGTGCGCACCCGCCTCGTCGCCGATCAGCGTGCGCTCACCGCACTCGGGCCGCTCGTCATGGAGGGGCGTGACATCGGTAGCGTCGTCTTCCCTGACAGTCCGTGGAAAATCTACATCGACGCCTCTGAGGAAGTCCGCGCTGCCCGCCGCCGTGCCCAGGGGCAAGCCGACAACCTCGCCGAGCGTGATCGCCTGGACAAAGCCCGTAAATCCAGCCCGCTCGTCATCCCAGATGGAGCTGAAATCATCGACAACTCCCACATCACCCTGGAAGAGGCCGTGGAGAAAGTTTTGGCATCACTAGCCTCCAAAAATCTCTCGCCTAGCGCTTAA
- the aroA gene encoding 3-phosphoshikimate 1-carboxyvinyltransferase: MAIIKSKKLKSIPAEITVPGDKSISHRSAMFAGMAKGTTVIDGFLPSEDCLCTVKAMQALGATVEPLEELEGVGLVKLAITGNGGKLKAPTHPIDCGNSGTTTRLLCGILAGQDFTTELFGDASLSKRPMKRVADPLGQMGARIEGQGEKICAPLKIHGGELKPMYYKLPVASAQVKSAILLAGLYAHGKTTVVEPVATRNHTERLFSHFGIKWLREDDAVSVYGPQEPRATDIVVPGDISSAAFWMVAAAASPGSQITIKNVGLNPTRTGIIDVLLRMGAQVIQSEIHSDGEPRGNIVVKGGELNATVIGGAEIPNVIDELPILAVAGALARGKTLIRDAEELRVKETDRIAAVAHNLRLMGVTVTERPDGMEIEGGAKLLGSTVPSFGDHRIAMAFAIAGLFAEGVTQIEDTECIGTSYPGFDHHLDLFLHGDTAARPIPTLSRVPASVAQRLAK; the protein is encoded by the coding sequence ATGGCCATCATCAAATCGAAAAAGCTCAAAAGCATCCCCGCCGAAATCACTGTCCCCGGTGACAAAAGCATCTCTCACCGCTCCGCCATGTTCGCGGGTATGGCCAAAGGCACCACGGTCATCGACGGCTTTCTCCCCAGTGAAGACTGTCTCTGCACGGTAAAGGCGATGCAGGCCCTCGGTGCCACGGTGGAGCCTCTGGAGGAGCTGGAAGGCGTGGGGCTGGTGAAGCTCGCGATCACCGGCAATGGCGGGAAGCTCAAAGCACCCACGCATCCGATCGACTGTGGCAACAGCGGCACCACCACGCGTCTGCTTTGTGGCATCCTCGCGGGTCAGGACTTCACCACCGAGCTTTTTGGCGATGCTTCACTCTCGAAGCGGCCGATGAAACGTGTCGCTGACCCACTCGGTCAGATGGGGGCTCGTATCGAGGGTCAGGGAGAGAAAATCTGCGCTCCGCTCAAAATCCACGGCGGCGAGCTCAAGCCCATGTACTACAAGCTCCCTGTGGCCAGTGCCCAGGTGAAGAGCGCCATCCTCCTCGCTGGACTCTACGCTCATGGGAAGACCACCGTCGTCGAGCCCGTGGCCACGCGGAATCACACAGAGCGGCTCTTTAGCCACTTCGGCATCAAATGGCTGCGTGAGGACGATGCCGTCAGCGTCTATGGCCCGCAGGAGCCGCGTGCGACTGACATCGTGGTGCCCGGCGACATCTCCAGTGCTGCTTTTTGGATGGTGGCTGCTGCCGCATCACCAGGATCGCAGATCACCATCAAAAACGTCGGCCTCAATCCCACCCGCACCGGCATCATCGACGTGCTCCTGCGCATGGGAGCCCAGGTCATCCAGAGTGAGATCCACTCCGATGGCGAACCGCGTGGCAACATCGTCGTCAAAGGTGGCGAGCTCAATGCTACCGTCATCGGCGGTGCTGAGATCCCAAATGTCATCGACGAGCTGCCCATCCTCGCCGTAGCAGGAGCCCTCGCCCGTGGCAAAACACTCATCCGTGATGCCGAAGAGCTACGAGTGAAGGAAACGGACCGTATCGCCGCTGTGGCGCATAATTTACGCCTCATGGGTGTCACCGTCACTGAGCGGCCCGATGGCATGGAGATCGAGGGCGGGGCGAAGCTCCTGGGCTCCACTGTCCCCAGCTTTGGCGATCATCGCATCGCGATGGCCTTCGCCATCGCGGGCTTGTTTGCCGAAGGCGTCACTCAAATCGAAGACACCGAGTGCATCGGCACCAGCTACCCTGGATTTGATCACCACCTCGACCTCTTCCTCCATGGCGATACTGCCGCTCGTCCCATCCCCACCCTCTCTCGCGTGCCTGCCAGTGTCGCGCAGAGACTCGCCAAGTGA
- the xseA gene encoding exodeoxyribonuclease VII large subunit produces MNRLHKVGMPEKPQVLTVSQLTREIREVLESRLGSVWVEGEVSNHRLQSSGHQYFTLKDAGSQLSCVLFRGAAARVSARLADGVQVQVLGDVSVYEPRGQYQMIVRQVQGRGQGGLQAQFEALKRKLHAEGLFDQARKKEIPRFPQVIAVVTSPTGAAIQDMLNILTRRAPWLRVLVYPVRVQGAGAELEIVRALQVLDRAGEFGLPVPDTIVVGRGGGSLEDLWCFNEEVLARAIAAMHIPVISAVGHEIDFTISDFAADLRAPTPSAAAELLAPDVAELRRMLDASARMLQNRVSSTLGHHEHVLELMAKGPLLSELPRVLLEADQAIDEADSRVRELMREHFRRLQDAVAEKQHALSTMHPRAMISEAGFRVSSAMQMIQQSMRTRLQRDGDLLHAREEVLRHLGPEAVLRRGFSYTTNAAGEVLMAPDEAATGDEIVTRLSGGVFRSRKV; encoded by the coding sequence GTGAATCGACTTCACAAAGTGGGCATGCCAGAAAAGCCGCAAGTCCTCACCGTCAGTCAGCTCACGCGGGAAATCCGTGAGGTGCTGGAGAGCCGATTGGGCAGTGTGTGGGTGGAGGGGGAGGTGAGTAATCACCGTCTGCAATCCAGCGGGCACCAGTACTTCACGCTGAAGGATGCTGGCTCGCAGCTCTCGTGTGTGCTTTTTCGCGGTGCGGCAGCTCGTGTGAGTGCGCGGCTGGCGGATGGTGTGCAGGTGCAGGTGCTGGGTGATGTGTCTGTGTATGAGCCGCGTGGGCAGTATCAAATGATCGTGCGGCAGGTGCAGGGGAGGGGCCAGGGGGGGCTGCAGGCGCAGTTCGAGGCGCTCAAGCGGAAGCTGCATGCGGAGGGGCTCTTTGATCAGGCGCGGAAGAAGGAGATCCCGCGTTTCCCACAAGTGATCGCTGTGGTGACGAGTCCCACGGGAGCTGCGATCCAGGATATGCTGAATATTTTGACCCGGCGTGCTCCCTGGTTGCGTGTGCTGGTCTATCCGGTGCGTGTGCAGGGGGCGGGGGCGGAGCTGGAGATCGTGCGGGCGCTCCAGGTGCTCGATAGGGCAGGGGAGTTCGGTCTGCCGGTGCCGGATACCATCGTGGTGGGGCGTGGTGGTGGGAGTTTGGAGGACTTGTGGTGCTTTAATGAGGAGGTGCTGGCCCGTGCCATCGCAGCGATGCACATCCCGGTTATCTCCGCCGTGGGGCATGAGATCGACTTCACGATCTCGGACTTCGCAGCGGATCTGCGTGCCCCGACGCCTAGTGCGGCTGCGGAGTTGCTGGCGCCAGATGTGGCTGAGCTGCGTCGCATGCTAGATGCCTCGGCACGCATGCTGCAGAACCGCGTGAGCAGCACTTTGGGGCACCATGAGCATGTGCTGGAGCTCATGGCAAAGGGGCCGCTGCTCAGTGAGCTGCCTCGGGTGCTTTTGGAGGCGGATCAGGCGATCGATGAGGCAGATTCGCGGGTGCGGGAGCTGATGCGGGAGCATTTCCGCCGTCTCCAGGATGCGGTGGCAGAGAAGCAACACGCCCTCTCTACCATGCATCCGCGTGCGATGATCTCGGAGGCCGGGTTCCGGGTGTCCTCTGCGATGCAAATGATCCAGCAGTCCATGCGCACGCGTCTCCAGCGAGATGGGGATCTCCTCCATGCACGGGAGGAGGTGCTGCGTCACCTCGGCCCAGAGGCGGTGCTGCGGAGGGGCTTTTCCTACACGACCAATGCGGCGGGGGAGGTCCTCATGGCCCCTGATGAGGCAGCTACAGGCGATGAAATCGTCACCCGGCTCTCTGGGGGAGTTTTCCGCAGCCGAAAGGTCTGA
- a CDS encoding S9 family peptidase produces MLTSAYLFADTLNYPPTRKEDVTDTIHVVDVADPYRWLEDDHAEDTKAWVKAQNEVTFGYLEKLPMRDRVQSRLKEMWNYERVGMPSRRGGRWFFSHNSGLQNQSVLMMADSLDAEGKVLLDPNAMSADGTTSLTDSEPSEDGQLIAYAVSEAGSDWTTIRVREIASGKDREDVIHWVKFSGISWLKDSSGFFYSRYDEPAAGAALTAKNEFHKLCFHKLGTPQSADTIIYERKDEPKWGFGGSVTEDGQFLIIQVWLGTEPKNRVFYKRTAALDAPAVELLNDYDARYEFIDNDGPVFYFRTDLNAPCFRVIAIDTTQPQRGNWRIIVPEVPKVLLEDVSTVGGQLFCQYLRDAKTEVLQYTLQGEKVRSVALPGIGSAGGFGGYREDSSTFFTFTGFTAPSSIFRLDVKTGESTLWRKSKVKFEGSGLETKQVFFTSKDGTRVPMFLVHKKGLQLDSSHPVLLYGYGGFNISLTPSFSVSRAVWLEMGGVFAMANLRGGGEYGREWHDAGIKLGKQNVFDDFIAAAEWLIAQKYTTSAKLAIQGGSNGGLLVGACMTQRPELFGAALPGVGVLDMLRFEKFTIGWAWKSDYGSVENAAEFKALLKYSPYHNLRAGVRYPATLVTTSDHDDRVVPAHSFKFAARLQESQAKGGPPVLIRIETSAGHGAGTALGKMIEKAADEMAFLHAQLGMRADWGSKSD; encoded by the coding sequence ATGCTGACCTCCGCTTACCTTTTTGCCGATACTCTTAACTACCCGCCGACCCGCAAGGAGGATGTCACGGATACGATTCATGTGGTGGACGTTGCGGACCCCTATCGCTGGCTGGAGGATGATCATGCGGAGGATACGAAGGCCTGGGTGAAGGCGCAGAATGAGGTGACTTTTGGTTATCTGGAGAAATTGCCGATGCGAGACCGCGTGCAGTCACGGCTCAAAGAGATGTGGAATTATGAACGTGTGGGGATGCCATCGAGGCGTGGTGGGAGGTGGTTTTTCTCGCACAATAGCGGTCTGCAAAACCAGTCGGTGCTGATGATGGCGGACTCGCTGGATGCGGAGGGGAAAGTGCTGCTTGATCCAAATGCGATGTCTGCGGATGGCACGACTTCATTGACTGACTCTGAGCCGAGTGAGGATGGGCAGCTCATCGCCTATGCAGTGTCCGAGGCTGGGAGTGACTGGACCACGATCCGTGTGCGTGAGATTGCCAGCGGGAAAGACCGCGAGGATGTGATCCACTGGGTGAAATTCAGCGGGATCTCGTGGCTAAAGGACAGCAGTGGATTCTTCTACTCACGCTATGATGAGCCAGCGGCTGGTGCGGCCCTCACGGCGAAGAATGAGTTTCATAAGCTCTGCTTTCATAAGCTGGGCACGCCGCAAAGTGCGGACACGATCATCTATGAGCGCAAGGATGAGCCGAAGTGGGGCTTTGGCGGTAGTGTGACTGAGGATGGCCAATTCCTGATCATCCAGGTGTGGCTAGGCACGGAGCCGAAGAATCGGGTCTTTTATAAAAGGACTGCGGCGCTGGATGCGCCTGCTGTGGAGCTGCTGAATGACTACGATGCTCGCTACGAGTTTATCGACAATGATGGGCCGGTTTTTTACTTTCGCACGGACCTGAATGCGCCGTGTTTCCGCGTCATCGCCATCGACACCACGCAGCCGCAGCGGGGCAACTGGCGCATCATCGTGCCGGAGGTGCCGAAGGTGCTGCTGGAGGATGTCTCCACCGTCGGTGGACAGCTTTTTTGCCAATATTTGCGTGATGCGAAGACGGAGGTGCTGCAATACACGCTCCAGGGTGAGAAAGTGCGCTCGGTGGCTCTGCCGGGTATCGGCTCTGCGGGTGGTTTTGGCGGTTATCGTGAGGATTCGAGCACTTTTTTCACCTTCACCGGCTTTACAGCCCCGAGCAGCATTTTCCGCCTGGATGTGAAAACGGGTGAAAGTACGCTTTGGCGCAAATCGAAGGTGAAATTCGAGGGTAGCGGCCTGGAGACGAAACAGGTGTTTTTCACCAGCAAAGACGGCACACGGGTGCCGATGTTCCTTGTGCATAAGAAGGGCCTCCAGCTCGATAGCAGTCATCCGGTGCTGCTTTATGGTTATGGCGGCTTCAACATCAGCCTCACGCCGTCGTTTTCCGTGTCACGGGCCGTGTGGTTGGAGATGGGAGGGGTTTTCGCGATGGCGAATCTGCGTGGCGGTGGCGAGTACGGCCGCGAGTGGCACGATGCAGGCATCAAGCTCGGTAAGCAGAATGTCTTCGATGACTTCATCGCGGCGGCGGAGTGGCTCATCGCTCAAAAATACACCACCAGTGCCAAGCTGGCGATCCAGGGCGGTAGCAATGGTGGGTTGCTCGTCGGAGCCTGCATGACGCAGCGGCCGGAGCTTTTCGGAGCGGCATTGCCTGGCGTGGGAGTGCTGGATATGCTGCGCTTTGAAAAATTCACCATCGGCTGGGCCTGGAAGAGCGACTACGGCAGCGTGGAGAATGCCGCTGAGTTCAAGGCGCTGCTGAAATACTCGCCGTATCACAATCTGCGTGCCGGCGTGCGTTATCCAGCCACTCTCGTGACCACCAGCGACCATGATGACCGGGTGGTGCCTGCGCATAGTTTCAAATTCGCCGCACGGCTCCAGGAGTCTCAGGCCAAAGGAGGGCCACCTGTGCTGATCCGTATCGAGACCAGTGCGGGACACGGTGCAGGGACGGCTTTGGGGAAAATGATCGAAAAAGCTGCCGATGAAATGGCTTTCCTCCACGCCCAGCTAGGCATGCGAGCGGATTGGGGGTCGAAGTCGGATTGA
- a CDS encoding transposase: MPKAHIPVKWLSHAKEVYVGTADHHRPGGKNSEQEPLPVIYRVVRRSIDKHGQPLLIDQISVETYWTNLGQSAAGIIALYHDHGTSEQYHSELKSDLNLERFPSQSFAVNTLILQLGAYAYNLLRSLDELARSVREEQAESWPERIKAVKRRRVGSIIRDLIHVACKWVRHSGREVMKLASQWPWSRVLLAMDARLSAT; this comes from the coding sequence ATGCCCAAGGCGCACATCCCTGTCAAATGGCTCTCGCACGCCAAAGAAGTCTATGTCGGCACCGCAGATCACCACCGCCCCGGTGGCAAGAACAGCGAGCAAGAACCGCTGCCAGTGATCTACCGCGTCGTGCGCCGCAGCATCGACAAGCACGGTCAACCACTGCTCATCGACCAGATCAGCGTCGAGACGTATTGGACCAACCTCGGCCAGAGCGCAGCGGGCATCATCGCGCTGTATCATGACCACGGCACCAGCGAGCAGTATCACAGCGAACTAAAAAGCGACCTAAATCTGGAGCGATTTCCCTCGCAGAGTTTCGCGGTCAACACGCTCATATTGCAGCTCGGAGCCTACGCCTACAACCTGTTGCGCAGCCTTGACGAACTGGCCCGCAGCGTGCGTGAAGAACAAGCGGAGAGCTGGCCGGAGCGCATCAAAGCGGTCAAACGTCGGCGAGTGGGCAGCATCATACGCGACCTGATCCACGTCGCCTGCAAATGGGTCCGCCACAGCGGACGGGAGGTGATGAAGCTAGCGAGCCAATGGCCGTGGAGTCGAGTGCTCCTGGCCATGGATGCACGCCTGAGTGCCACCTGA